The Candidatus Epulonipiscium sp. genome window below encodes:
- a CDS encoding DUF1836 domain-containing protein, which produces MDLNKDILNDFIKDFSSLEGIPLSDIPNIDLYMDQVTTFFDDKLSPWKLDDEDKILTKTMINNYAKADILFPPIKKKYSKEHMVLLILIYHLKQILSLSDIHTLLFPIIQKNMSKDSFDLYSLYEQFLDIQKDELENLEGNFFKKVDALFEGLETQEDADYPLLLLTVMNLVISSSIQKNLAEKLIYKFKKTFIK; this is translated from the coding sequence ATGGATTTAAATAAGGATATTCTAAATGATTTTATTAAGGATTTTAGTTCTTTAGAAGGAATACCCCTATCGGATATACCTAATATTGATTTATATATGGATCAGGTCACTACCTTCTTTGATGATAAATTAAGCCCTTGGAAGTTAGATGATGAGGATAAAATCCTCACAAAAACCATGATTAACAATTACGCCAAAGCCGATATACTTTTTCCTCCTATTAAAAAGAAGTATTCTAAGGAACATATGGTTTTGCTTATATTAATTTATCACCTAAAACAGATTCTTTCCCTTAGTGATATACATACTTTATTATTTCCTATAATTCAAAAAAACATGTCTAAAGACTCCTTTGATTTATACTCCCTATATGAACAGTTTTTAGATATTCAAAAAGATGAATTGGAAAATCTTGAAGGAAACTTCTTTAAAAAAGTAGATGCACTTTTTGAGGGATTAGAAACCCAAGAAGATGCAGATTATCCTTTACTGCTTCTTACTGTTATGAATCTAGTAATAAGTTCTAGTATCCAAAAAAACCTTGCAGAAAAATTAATTTATAAATTTAAAAAAACATTCATTAAGTAA
- the murB gene encoding UDP-N-acetylmuramate dehydrogenase, with protein MEKDSLLKEFIKSISQESIRLDEPMKNHTSFKIGGPADVFISPRTIEEVRSAVGICRKNKIPFYIMGNGSNLLVKDKGFRGVIIQIYKNLSEVKIEENEVWAESGILLSALSKKIMAKSLTGFEFASGIPGTLGGAIYMNAGAYGGEIKQVFVSADIMDEEGKILTLSNEEMNLGYRSSILQKKEYIVLNAKLKFQKGNIEEIQERINYLTEQRTTKQPLNIPSAGSTFKRPEGYYAGKLIMDAGLRGYSIGGAQVSEKHCGFIINKENATAEDVLNLIKHIQNTIKEKFGVSMDTEVRVIGE; from the coding sequence TTGGAAAAAGATAGCCTACTAAAAGAATTCATAAAAAGTATCTCCCAAGAATCCATTAGATTAGATGAACCTATGAAAAACCATACATCCTTTAAGATAGGGGGGCCTGCAGATGTTTTTATTTCTCCTAGAACTATAGAAGAAGTAAGAAGTGCCGTAGGGATATGTAGAAAAAACAAGATTCCCTTTTATATTATGGGTAATGGTAGCAATCTTTTGGTTAAAGATAAAGGGTTTAGAGGAGTTATCATACAAATTTATAAAAATTTAAGTGAGGTTAAGATAGAAGAAAATGAAGTCTGGGCAGAATCCGGCATACTACTGTCTGCCCTATCTAAAAAAATAATGGCAAAAAGCCTTACAGGGTTTGAATTTGCCAGCGGAATCCCAGGAACTCTTGGGGGTGCTATTTATATGAACGCAGGAGCCTATGGTGGTGAAATAAAACAAGTATTTGTATCCGCCGATATTATGGACGAAGAAGGAAAGATACTCACCCTTAGCAATGAGGAAATGAACTTAGGCTATAGAAGTAGCATTCTTCAAAAAAAGGAATATATAGTTTTAAATGCAAAGTTAAAATTTCAAAAAGGAAACATAGAAGAAATTCAAGAGAGAATAAATTATCTAACAGAACAAAGAACTACAAAACAACCCTTAAATATACCCAGTGCCGGTAGTACTTTTAAAAGGCCAGAGGGTTACTATGCAGGGAAGTTGATAATGGATGCAGGTCTTAGAGGGTACTCCATTGGAGGGGCGCAGGTATCAGAAAAACACTGTGGGTTTATAATAAACAAAGAAAATGCCACAGCAGAAGATGTACTCAATTTAATAAAACATATTCAAAATACTATAAAAGAAAAATTCGGAGTATCCATGGATACGGAAGTAAGGGTAATTGGTGAGTAG
- a CDS encoding HPr family phosphocarrier protein gives MIEKQVVVKIETGLEARPAALFVQIASQYKSNIYVLMEDKQVNAKSIMGMMSLGALEGQELAIRAEGNDEEEAINKLMEFLTSHKE, from the coding sequence ATGATTGAAAAACAAGTTGTTGTTAAGATTGAAACAGGTTTAGAAGCAAGGCCGGCAGCATTATTTGTTCAAATTGCCAGTCAATATAAAAGCAATATTTATGTTTTAATGGAGGACAAACAAGTTAACGCAAAAAGTATAATGGGCATGATGTCTCTAGGAGCCCTAGAAGGACAAGAGTTAGCCATTAGGGCAGAAGGAAATGATGAAGAAGAGGCCATAAACAAATTAATGGAATTTTTAACCTCACATAAAGAATAA
- a CDS encoding DNA polymerase III subunit alpha codes for MDKTTSNNISFTHLHVHTEYSLLDGSCKINELITRTKELGMDSIAITDHGTMYGVIDFYKEAKKQGIKPIIGCEVYVAPRSRFDKEKQDANYFHLVLLAENMKGYKNLVKLVSHGFIEGFYHKPRIDLELLEKHSDGLIGLSACLAGPVAKTIREVSYEKAVEIALSYEEILGKGNFYLELQDHGMREQGEVNQNLFRMSKDTGIPLVATNDVHYTYKEDNKAHEILLCIQTAKTMEDEDRMIYPGGEFYLKSSNEMLERFPYAKEAIENTYKISQRCNVEFTFHELKLPQYDVPKGYTPNEYLRKLCQEGFNLRYPNHNNELKKRLEYELMTIEQMGYVDYFLIVWDFIKYAKDNGIMVGPGRGSAAGSIVAYCLSITNIDPIEYQLLFERFLNPERVSMPDIDIDFCYERRQEVIDYVIGKYGEDRVAQIITFGTMSARAVIRDVGRAINMPYAEVDKIAKMIPTELGITIDRALEINNELRQLYESDERIRYLIDMSRRLEGLPRHSSTHAAGVVISKEPVVEYVPLNANEGVITTQFTMTTLEELGLLKMDFLGLRTLTVIRSALEQIESNYGTRIDIDKIDFNDKEVYALISAAKTEGVFQLESTGMKNFMKELQPRDLEDIIAGISLYRPGPMDFIPKYIKGKKNKEAIEYSTLALEPILSTTYGCIVYQEQVMQIVRDLAGYSLGRSDLVRRAMSKKKADVMAEERRNFVHGNGKEVPGCVNKGIPIQIAEKIFDEMTDFAKYAFNKSHAAAYAVVAYQTAWLKAHYPVEFMAALMTSVMDNTDKIKEYIYACKKMGIDLISPDINEGLPSFSVSCGKIRYGLAAIKNVGKSMVEAIVKERKKNGSFISLVDFFERMDSGDLNKRSMESLIKAGALDSLGGKRSQYISVYKQVSDNINNQRKKTIEGQINLFDFGQEGVTKEDTLPSMDEYPMKIFLAMEKEVLGMYLSGHPLDEYAQELKNNTSASSFDFIKREEELPSIVDGQRVIIGGMIADKSIKSTRSNQVMAFVTLEDLQGAVEIIVFPKIYERYSKYLQEDEIIYTKGRVAIREDEDAKLICEEIIPFGEMKEQKEIKKTKLYLKIPVSKGNMEIIDEIKPILLNCRGDVPVIIHIEALNKTMRAAKSLWISPKEDLIYKLKHILGEENVVITEK; via the coding sequence ATGGATAAAACTACATCAAACAATATCTCCTTTACCCATCTTCATGTTCATACAGAATATAGCCTTTTGGATGGTTCTTGCAAGATTAATGAGTTAATTACAAGAACTAAGGAATTGGGAATGGATAGTATAGCCATAACGGATCATGGAACTATGTATGGCGTTATAGACTTCTATAAAGAAGCAAAAAAACAAGGGATAAAGCCTATTATAGGTTGTGAAGTGTACGTAGCTCCAAGGAGCCGTTTTGATAAGGAAAAACAAGATGCAAATTATTTTCACCTTGTTCTTTTGGCAGAAAACATGAAAGGCTATAAAAACTTAGTTAAGTTGGTCTCCCATGGTTTTATAGAAGGATTTTATCATAAACCGAGAATTGATTTGGAACTTTTAGAAAAGCATTCCGATGGCTTAATAGGGCTTAGTGCTTGCCTTGCGGGGCCAGTTGCCAAAACTATAAGGGAAGTCTCCTATGAGAAGGCAGTAGAGATTGCCCTTAGCTATGAAGAAATATTAGGTAAGGGTAACTTTTATCTTGAACTTCAAGATCATGGGATGAGGGAACAGGGAGAAGTCAATCAGAATCTATTTCGCATGAGTAAAGATACGGGTATTCCTTTAGTGGCCACTAATGATGTTCATTATACCTATAAAGAGGATAATAAGGCCCATGAAATACTACTTTGTATTCAAACAGCAAAGACTATGGAAGATGAGGATAGAATGATTTATCCGGGGGGAGAGTTTTATTTAAAATCTTCCAATGAAATGCTGGAAAGGTTTCCCTATGCTAAAGAAGCAATAGAAAATACCTATAAAATTTCCCAAAGATGTAATGTGGAGTTTACCTTTCATGAATTAAAATTACCCCAATACGATGTTCCCAAGGGATATACCCCTAATGAATACTTAAGAAAGCTATGTCAAGAAGGTTTTAACCTGAGGTATCCTAATCATAATAATGAACTTAAGAAAAGACTTGAATATGAATTAATGACCATAGAGCAAATGGGATATGTGGACTATTTTCTAATAGTATGGGATTTCATAAAATATGCTAAGGACAATGGTATTATGGTAGGTCCTGGAAGAGGTTCGGCAGCAGGAAGTATAGTAGCATACTGCCTTTCTATTACCAACATTGACCCCATAGAATACCAGCTACTCTTTGAAAGATTTTTAAACCCTGAAAGAGTTAGTATGCCTGATATAGATATTGATTTTTGTTATGAGAGAAGGCAAGAAGTTATAGATTATGTTATAGGAAAATATGGGGAAGATAGAGTAGCCCAGATTATTACCTTTGGAACCATGTCAGCAAGGGCAGTTATTCGGGATGTCGGACGGGCTATAAATATGCCCTATGCAGAAGTCGACAAGATAGCTAAAATGATTCCAACAGAATTAGGTATAACAATCGATAGGGCTTTGGAAATTAATAATGAATTAAGACAATTGTATGAAAGTGATGAAAGAATCCGCTATCTTATAGATATGTCAAGAAGACTAGAAGGCCTTCCAAGACATTCATCAACCCATGCAGCTGGGGTAGTTATATCAAAAGAACCAGTAGTGGAATATGTTCCTCTTAATGCTAATGAGGGGGTAATTACAACCCAATTTACTATGACAACCCTAGAGGAGTTAGGGCTTCTTAAAATGGACTTTTTAGGACTTAGGACATTAACGGTTATCCGCAGCGCCCTAGAGCAAATAGAATCTAATTATGGAACAAGAATAGATATAGATAAAATAGATTTTAATGATAAAGAAGTTTATGCTTTAATATCCGCAGCCAAAACAGAAGGAGTTTTTCAGCTAGAAAGTACAGGAATGAAAAACTTTATGAAAGAACTTCAGCCGAGAGACCTTGAAGATATCATTGCAGGGATTTCCCTTTATCGTCCGGGTCCCATGGATTTTATCCCTAAATATATTAAAGGTAAAAAAAATAAAGAGGCTATAGAATATTCAACCCTTGCCCTTGAGCCGATTTTAAGCACAACCTACGGTTGCATAGTTTATCAAGAACAGGTTATGCAGATTGTAAGGGATTTGGCAGGATATAGCCTAGGACGGAGTGATTTGGTCCGAAGGGCCATGTCAAAGAAAAAAGCCGATGTTATGGCAGAAGAAAGAAGAAATTTTGTCCATGGCAATGGTAAAGAAGTTCCTGGATGTGTTAATAAGGGAATTCCCATACAGATTGCAGAAAAAATATTTGATGAAATGACGGATTTTGCAAAATATGCTTTCAATAAATCCCATGCTGCTGCCTATGCTGTAGTGGCCTACCAGACTGCATGGCTAAAAGCCCATTACCCTGTAGAATTTATGGCAGCACTTATGACCTCTGTAATGGATAATACCGATAAGATTAAAGAATACATTTATGCTTGCAAGAAGATGGGGATTGATTTGATTTCCCCTGATATCAATGAAGGGTTGCCTTCGTTTTCTGTATCCTGCGGTAAAATAAGATATGGACTTGCAGCAATAAAAAATGTAGGAAAGTCTATGGTAGAAGCTATTGTAAAAGAAAGGAAGAAAAATGGTAGCTTTATAAGCCTAGTAGATTTTTTTGAAAGAATGGATAGCGGGGATTTAAATAAAAGAAGTATGGAAAGCCTTATTAAGGCGGGGGCCCTTGATTCCTTGGGGGGAAAAAGAAGCCAATATATTTCAGTTTATAAACAGGTTTCAGATAATATTAATAATCAAAGGAAAAAAACAATCGAAGGTCAGATTAATTTATTTGACTTTGGGCAAGAGGGAGTCACCAAAGAAGATACTCTTCCAAGTATGGACGAATATCCCATGAAAATATTTTTAGCCATGGAAAAGGAAGTATTAGGTATGTATTTGAGTGGGCATCCCTTAGATGAGTATGCTCAGGAGTTGAAAAATAATACTAGCGCCTCAAGTTTTGATTTTATTAAAAGGGAGGAAGAACTACCTTCTATAGTCGATGGACAAAGGGTCATTATAGGGGGGATGATTGCCGATAAAAGCATTAAATCAACTAGAAGCAATCAGGTCATGGCATTCGTAACTTTAGAGGATTTACAGGGGGCAGTGGAGATTATAGTGTTTCCTAAGATATATGAAAGGTATTCTAAGTACCTACAAGAAGATGAAATTATATATACTAAAGGGAGAGTTGCCATAAGGGAAGATGAGGATGCAAAACTAATATGTGAAGAAATAATCCCTTTTGGAGAGATGAAAGAACAAAAAGAGATAAAAAAAACTAAGCTATATTTAAAAATTCCTGTATCTAAAGGAAATATGGAGATAATAGATGAGATTAAGCCAATTTTACTAAATTGCAGGGGCGATGTACCGGTTATAATACACATTGAAGCCCTAAATAAAACCATGAGAGCTGCTAAAAGTCTATGGATTTCCCCTAAGGAGGATTTAATTTATAAATTAAAACATATACTAGGGGAAGAAAATGTAGTTATTACGGAGAAATAA
- a CDS encoding hemolysin III family protein: protein MFAKMREPINALTHLIGDILSIIGLVFLLYYAVVRGTPWHIATFSVFGVSLILLYTASTLYHALNLSEKKIEILQKIDHMMIYILITGTYTPVCLIALRGIWGWSLFASIWAIAIMGILFKIFWFNAPRGLSTLIYIVMGWLVVVAFVPLVNAISPKGLGWLVAGGVLYTVGGIIYGTKRPKINFELLGFHEIFHLFVLGGSMCHFWFMLHYILYL from the coding sequence ATGTTTGCAAAAATGAGAGAGCCAATAAATGCTTTAACCCACTTAATTGGGGATATCCTTTCAATAATAGGATTAGTATTTTTACTTTATTATGCTGTAGTAAGAGGTACACCATGGCATATAGCAACATTTAGTGTATTTGGGGTCAGTTTAATCCTACTATATACAGCTAGTACCTTATATCATGCCCTCAATTTATCAGAAAAGAAAATAGAAATTCTCCAAAAAATAGATCATATGATGATTTATATTTTAATAACTGGAACTTATACACCCGTATGTCTAATCGCATTAAGAGGAATTTGGGGTTGGAGCCTCTTTGCAAGTATTTGGGCAATTGCAATAATGGGAATATTATTTAAAATATTTTGGTTCAACGCCCCAAGAGGATTATCTACCTTAATTTATATAGTAATGGGTTGGCTTGTAGTGGTAGCCTTTGTGCCTTTAGTAAATGCTATTTCACCTAAGGGACTTGGATGGCTGGTAGCAGGTGGAGTATTATATACTGTCGGTGGAATAATTTATGGGACTAAAAGGCCAAAAATTAATTTTGAATTATTAGGTTTTCATGAAATATTCCATTTGTTCGTACTAGGAGGAAGCATGTGTCACTTTTGGTTTATGCTTCATTATATATTATATTTATAG
- a CDS encoding ROK family protein — protein MYYIGVDLGGTNIAAGIVTEKGQLVRKKSIPTLRQRDYKEILMDMGNLCQDIIKEEGISLNEVHSIGVGSPGTPDPVNGILVYSNNLNFKNVPIRTELQKYIDIPVHLENDANCAALGEAIAGAAKGYKNSITVTLGTGVGGGIIIDGKIFSGTFYGGGEVGHHVIVVDGEQCTCGRKGCWETYSSATALIREAKMEAVRHPESKVYTLVDGDINKIDAKTPFDAAQSGDKIGKGLVDNYIKYLGCGIANMINILQPEVVVIGGGVCAQGNNLLNPLKEVVEKEVYGNESFKTQLRIAELGNEAGIIGAAMLGL, from the coding sequence ATGTATTATATTGGTGTAGACTTAGGAGGAACAAATATAGCAGCAGGGATTGTTACAGAGAAAGGTCAGTTAGTAAGGAAAAAAAGCATTCCAACTTTAAGACAGCGGGATTATAAAGAAATATTAATGGATATGGGAAACTTATGCCAGGATATTATTAAAGAAGAGGGAATTTCTCTCAATGAAGTTCATTCTATTGGAGTAGGAAGTCCCGGAACCCCTGACCCTGTAAATGGAATATTGGTTTACTCCAACAACTTAAACTTCAAAAATGTTCCCATCCGTACAGAACTTCAAAAATACATAGATATTCCAGTGCATTTAGAAAATGATGCCAACTGTGCAGCCCTAGGGGAGGCAATAGCAGGAGCAGCCAAAGGATATAAAAATTCAATCACCGTAACACTAGGGACAGGCGTAGGGGGTGGAATAATCATAGACGGAAAAATCTTTAGCGGCACCTTTTATGGTGGAGGGGAAGTAGGTCATCATGTTATAGTTGTGGATGGAGAGCAATGCACCTGCGGCAGGAAGGGCTGTTGGGAAACCTATTCTTCAGCTACAGCCCTTATTAGAGAAGCAAAGATGGAAGCCGTAAGGCACCCCGAATCAAAAGTGTATACTTTAGTAGATGGGGATATCAATAAAATAGATGCTAAAACTCCTTTTGATGCAGCTCAGAGTGGAGATAAAATAGGGAAAGGATTAGTCGATAACTATATCAAATATTTAGGGTGTGGAATTGCCAATATGATTAATATATTGCAACCAGAGGTGGTTGTAATAGGAGGAGGCGTATGTGCGCAAGGGAATAATCTTCTTAACCCTCTAAAAGAAGTTGTTGAAAAAGAAGTATATGGAAATGAGTCATTTAAAACACAGTTGCGAATTGCGGAATTAGGCAATGAAGCAGGAATAATAGGGGCAGCAATGCTCGGACTATAA
- the rapZ gene encoding RNase adapter RapZ encodes MRFIIVTGMSGAGKSTAAKMLEDLGFFCVDNLPPALIPKFAEICSNPGSEIDKVAVGIDTRGGKLFSDLFEGLQALKTKGYNYEILFLDASDAVLVKRFKETRRKHPLIEDERINVGIEKERKILKDVKERADYIIDTSNILTRQLKEELFHIFVEEKPFESLMVTVLSFGFKYGIPNDSDLVFDVRFIPNPFYIPDMRHKTGNNMEVREYVMHWDESREFLSKMVGLVEFLIPNYIKEGKNQLVISIGCTGGKHRSVTLANALYEILKKGNHRTVLQHRDIEKDSKLGK; translated from the coding sequence ATGCGTTTTATAATAGTTACTGGAATGTCTGGAGCTGGAAAAAGTACAGCGGCGAAGATGTTAGAAGACTTGGGCTTTTTTTGTGTAGATAATCTTCCACCTGCACTCATTCCTAAGTTTGCTGAAATTTGTTCAAATCCAGGAAGTGAAATAGATAAGGTAGCAGTAGGGATTGATACTAGGGGAGGTAAGCTTTTTTCGGATTTATTTGAAGGATTGCAAGCCCTAAAAACAAAAGGTTACAACTATGAAATTCTATTTTTAGATGCCTCAGACGCTGTTTTAGTTAAACGTTTTAAGGAGACTAGAAGAAAGCATCCTCTGATAGAAGACGAAAGAATTAATGTGGGCATAGAAAAAGAAAGAAAAATTTTAAAAGATGTGAAAGAAAGAGCAGATTATATTATAGATACTAGCAATATATTGACAAGACAATTAAAAGAAGAATTATTTCATATATTTGTTGAAGAAAAACCCTTTGAAAGTTTGATGGTTACGGTTTTATCTTTTGGATTTAAATATGGAATTCCTAATGATTCAGATTTAGTTTTTGATGTTAGGTTTATACCAAATCCTTTTTATATTCCAGATATGCGCCATAAGACAGGAAACAACATGGAAGTTAGGGAGTATGTTATGCATTGGGATGAAAGCAGGGAATTTTTAAGTAAGATGGTAGGCCTAGTGGAATTTTTGATTCCTAATTACATTAAAGAGGGGAAAAACCAGCTAGTTATAAGCATTGGGTGTACAGGAGGAAAACATAGATCAGTTACCTTAGCTAATGCCTTATATGAAATCCTTAAAAAGGGTAACCATCGTACGGTACTTCAGCATAGAGATATTGAAAAAGATAGTAAATTAGGAAAATGA
- the pfkA gene encoding 6-phosphofructokinase gives MSKKIKTIGVLTSGGDAPGMNAAIRSVVRTAIARGLKVMGVRKGYNGLIHGDIFEMNTKSVSDTIQRGGTILQTARCPEFVKLEGQKRGANMCKVFGIEGLVVIGGDGSFEGAEKLASLGINTIGVPGTIDLDVACTDYTIGFDTAVNTAMEAINKIRDTSTSHERCSIVEVMGRNAGYIALWSAISNGAEMVLVPEKERSSDEDIIREILESKQKGKKHYLIISAEGVGGSEQLASKIEEVTGIETRASILGHLQRGGSPSALDRLHASMMGAMAVDLLCEGKTNRVVAYREGKYTDYDINEALKMKKTIDERMYEVSKILSI, from the coding sequence ATGAGCAAGAAGATAAAAACTATCGGTGTACTAACAAGTGGTGGGGACGCTCCAGGAATGAATGCAGCTATTCGCTCTGTTGTGCGTACAGCTATTGCAAGGGGACTTAAAGTAATGGGTGTAAGAAAAGGATACAATGGTCTTATTCATGGAGATATTTTTGAAATGAATACAAAGAGTGTATCCGATACCATTCAAAGAGGAGGCACTATTCTTCAAACTGCAAGATGTCCCGAGTTTGTTAAGTTAGAAGGACAAAAACGAGGAGCCAATATGTGTAAGGTATTTGGCATAGAAGGTCTTGTTGTTATAGGTGGGGATGGCTCTTTTGAGGGAGCAGAGAAGTTAGCTAGTTTAGGTATCAATACAATAGGAGTTCCTGGCACAATTGACCTTGATGTTGCATGCACCGATTACACAATAGGTTTTGATACCGCCGTAAATACGGCTATGGAGGCTATCAATAAAATAAGGGATACTTCAACATCTCACGAAAGATGTAGTATTGTAGAAGTTATGGGAAGAAATGCAGGATACATCGCCCTTTGGAGTGCAATAAGCAATGGAGCGGAAATGGTTTTGGTTCCCGAAAAGGAAAGATCATCTGATGAAGACATAATAAGAGAAATTCTAGAAAGTAAACAAAAAGGTAAAAAACATTATTTGATTATTTCAGCAGAAGGGGTTGGAGGTTCCGAGCAACTCGCTAGCAAAATAGAAGAGGTTACAGGAATAGAAACCAGGGCTAGTATACTAGGTCATCTTCAAAGAGGGGGAAGTCCATCTGCCCTTGATAGGCTCCATGCCTCCATGATGGGAGCTATGGCGGTGGATCTTCTTTGTGAAGGAAAAACCAACCGTGTCGTAGCTTACCGAGAAGGAAAATATACAGACTATGATATCAACGAGGCATTAAAAATGAAAAAAACAATAGATGAAAGAATGTACGAAGTATCCAAAATTCTTTCGATATAG
- the whiA gene encoding DNA-binding protein WhiA: MSFSSRVKNELTRHIDETRHCRIAEIAALINVCGEVFIHEDKNISIKFQTENAAVARKYFTLLKKTFNINTEVLIRKNTQLKKRSVYFLFVASTEDTKKILKATGIIKEENEKIIRRHGIYPLIVKTTCCKRAYIRGAFLAAGSLSDPEKTYHLEFVNQHLKHAQALMELINLFNMDAKVIKRKRHQVVYLKEGAQIVDLLNIMGAHIALMDLENVRIVKEMRNNVNRIVNCETANLKKTVSAAVKQLEDIKFIENTIGLSSLPKTLEETARYRTQYIDATLKELGALLNPPVGKSGVNHRLRKIGIIAEQLREQRGEKM; the protein is encoded by the coding sequence TTGTCCTTTTCTTCTAGAGTAAAGAATGAATTAACCCGCCATATAGATGAGACTAGGCATTGTAGAATAGCAGAAATTGCTGCCTTAATTAATGTATGTGGAGAAGTTTTTATCCACGAGGACAAAAACATATCCATAAAATTTCAAACTGAAAATGCAGCAGTTGCTAGAAAGTACTTTACATTATTAAAGAAAACTTTTAATATAAATACGGAAGTATTAATAAGAAAAAATACCCAACTTAAAAAAAGGTCTGTTTATTTCCTTTTTGTTGCCTCTACAGAAGACACAAAAAAGATATTAAAGGCTACGGGGATAATAAAAGAAGAAAATGAAAAGATAATACGAAGGCACGGGATTTATCCCCTGATTGTAAAAACTACCTGTTGTAAGAGGGCATATATAAGGGGAGCTTTTCTAGCTGCAGGTTCCCTAAGTGACCCTGAAAAAACATACCATTTGGAATTTGTGAATCAGCATTTAAAACATGCACAAGCCTTAATGGAACTTATTAATTTATTTAATATGGATGCAAAAGTGATTAAAAGAAAAAGACATCAAGTAGTTTACCTAAAAGAAGGGGCCCAAATAGTTGATTTGCTTAATATCATGGGAGCTCATATAGCCCTAATGGATCTTGAAAACGTCCGCATCGTAAAAGAAATGCGAAATAATGTCAATCGTATTGTTAATTGTGAAACAGCAAATCTTAAAAAAACTGTTTCGGCGGCAGTAAAACAACTAGAGGATATAAAATTTATAGAAAATACCATAGGATTATCCAGTCTTCCTAAAACCTTAGAGGAAACAGCAAGATATAGAACCCAGTACATTGATGCTACCTTAAAGGAATTAGGAGCCCTACTAAACCCTCCCGTGGGGAAATCAGGGGTGAATCATAGATTAAGAAAAATAGGTATAATAGCAGAACAATTAAGGGAACAAAGAGGAGAAAAAATGTGA
- a CDS encoding YvcK family protein: MTMSGLKMEPKIVAIGGGTGLSTMLRGLKKFTPNITAVVTVADDGGGSGILRQEMKMLPPGDIRNCILALANTEPIMQKLLQYRFKEGSLTGQSFGNLFLAAMTGICGNFEEAVQRMSEVLAVTGKVLPVTKQDVQLCAKLRDGEVICGESEIVEKSKESHVRIKEVYLYPEKPEPLFEVLEEIKNADAVILGPGSLYTSIIPNLLVDKVPEVLLQSKAIKIYISNIMTQPGETDDFDLLMHIEELRKYGGKDIIDYVVANTENIPEDLLKIYHEDRSKEVKWDKETVKDKEFKIIDAPLLRVYPDRKLVRHDPTKLAKVVMNIIINNYKGSYGGE; this comes from the coding sequence ATGACTATGAGTGGGTTAAAGATGGAACCTAAGATCGTTGCTATAGGGGGAGGGACAGGGCTCTCCACTATGCTAAGGGGTCTTAAAAAATTTACTCCCAACATAACTGCAGTTGTAACGGTAGCAGATGATGGAGGGGGCTCGGGGATTTTGCGACAAGAGATGAAGATGCTTCCACCAGGGGATATCAGAAACTGTATCCTAGCCTTAGCGAATACAGAACCCATAATGCAAAAACTCCTCCAATATCGTTTTAAGGAAGGTAGTTTAACGGGGCAAAGTTTTGGGAATTTATTTTTAGCAGCAATGACTGGAATATGCGGCAATTTTGAAGAAGCAGTACAAAGAATGAGTGAAGTGTTAGCGGTAACAGGAAAGGTTCTTCCGGTTACTAAGCAAGATGTCCAGCTTTGTGCAAAACTAAGGGATGGAGAAGTTATTTGCGGAGAAAGTGAAATAGTAGAAAAAAGCAAAGAAAGTCATGTGCGTATTAAAGAAGTATATTTATACCCTGAAAAACCCGAACCCCTTTTTGAAGTCTTGGAAGAAATTAAAAATGCCGATGCAGTGATACTGGGGCCTGGGAGTTTGTACACTAGTATTATCCCTAATCTCCTAGTGGATAAGGTTCCAGAAGTCCTTTTGCAAAGTAAAGCAATTAAGATATACATTAGTAATATAATGACCCAACCAGGGGAAACCGATGATTTTGACTTATTGATGCATATAGAAGAGCTGAGAAAATATGGTGGAAAAGATATTATAGATTATGTGGTTGCAAATACAGAAAATATTCCTGAGGATTTATTGAAAATATACCACGAGGATAGGTCTAAAGAAGTGAAGTGGGATAAAGAGACTGTAAAGGATAAGGAATTTAAAATAATAGATGCACCCTTACTTAGGGTATATCCTGATAGAAAATTAGTTCGCCATGACCCTACAAAGTTAGCAAAAGTGGTAATGAACATTATAATTAATAATTATAAAGGTTCTTATGGAGGTGAATGA